One Rhizobium sp. 9140 genomic region harbors:
- a CDS encoding carboxymuconolactone decarboxylase family protein: protein MFQQFGSNLATAAAVSLLGLFPEAALARTAEERRERGSAVIRSLNNGMTQPTLEGMRREFPFLAEATEAYALGDVWSRTGLDNRTRQLAAVAAFAAIGETAFMRIHAGYALNIGVSEEELKEVIYMVTVPAGFPKAIAASQALSDLFRERLDVKSDEPAAERPAPTLPEVKQP, encoded by the coding sequence ATGTTCCAGCAGTTCGGATCCAACCTGGCAACGGCCGCCGCCGTCTCGCTTCTCGGGCTCTTTCCGGAAGCCGCACTCGCCCGGACGGCAGAAGAAAGGCGGGAGCGCGGGTCTGCGGTCATCCGTAGCCTGAACAACGGCATGACGCAGCCAACGCTTGAAGGCATGCGGCGGGAGTTCCCCTTCCTTGCCGAAGCGACTGAGGCCTATGCCCTGGGAGACGTCTGGTCGCGCACGGGCCTCGACAACCGGACACGCCAACTCGCTGCGGTCGCAGCCTTCGCCGCCATCGGCGAGACCGCTTTCATGAGGATTCATGCCGGCTATGCGCTGAACATCGGCGTGTCGGAGGAAGAGCTCAAGGAGGTCATCTACATGGTGACCGTACCGGCGGGGTTCCCCAAGGCGATTGCGGCCTCTCAAGCCTTGTCGGATCTGTTCCGCGAGCGGCTCGACGTCAAGAGCGATGAGCCCGCCGCTGAGCGTCCAGCACCGACACTACCGGAGGTGAAGCAGCCATGA
- a CDS encoding SDR family oxidoreductase: MDKIVLITGASSGIGVGIAHELAKAGATVVLGARRTDRLEAVAGEIRAAGGTVMTRRVDVTDRADVAAFAEAARQEFGRIDVIVNNAGVMPLSPMASLKVDEWDTMIDVNIKGMLYGVAAVLQEMTERGSGQIINIASVGALTVSPTAAVYCATKYAVRAISDGLRQENDKLRVTCIHPGVVESELANTITDPTAIEGMKAYRAIALTADAIGRAVRFAIEQPEDVDVNEIVIRPTRAAF; encoded by the coding sequence ATGGATAAGATCGTTCTGATCACTGGCGCCTCCAGCGGCATCGGGGTCGGCATCGCCCACGAACTGGCAAAGGCCGGCGCGACCGTCGTTCTCGGCGCCCGCCGGACCGATCGTTTGGAGGCCGTCGCCGGAGAGATCCGCGCGGCCGGCGGAACGGTCATGACCCGCAGGGTCGACGTGACCGATCGTGCCGACGTCGCGGCCTTCGCAGAGGCAGCTCGACAGGAATTCGGGCGGATCGACGTGATCGTCAACAATGCCGGCGTCATGCCGCTGTCGCCGATGGCCTCGCTGAAGGTCGACGAGTGGGACACCATGATCGACGTCAACATCAAGGGGATGCTCTACGGCGTTGCCGCTGTCCTGCAGGAGATGACCGAACGCGGTTCCGGCCAGATCATCAACATCGCCTCCGTGGGTGCTCTGACGGTGTCGCCAACCGCGGCTGTCTATTGCGCCACGAAATATGCTGTCCGGGCGATCTCCGATGGTCTGCGCCAGGAAAATGACAAGCTGCGCGTCACCTGCATCCATCCGGGTGTCGTTGAAAGCGAGTTGGCCAACACGATCACGGACCCAACAGCGATCGAAGGCATGAAGGCATACCGCGCGATTGCACTGACAGCCGATGCAATCGGCCGCGCCGTCCGCTTCGCGATCGAGCAGCCCGAGGATGTCGACGTCAACGAGATCGTCATTCGTCCGACCAGAGCGGCATTCTGA
- a CDS encoding LysR family transcriptional regulator, which produces MQSDLNALAAFALVAEKKSFRAAADAMGVTRSAVSQTIRRLEETLGIALVHRTTRSVSLTEAGERLYVDAAPALRNMRGAIEAVVNFRGRPRGQLTLAVSSIAESFLSGPMLAAFLEENPEVTLHITVTDEELDIVAEGYDAGVRLGEVIAQDMIAVPVSGEQRQLAVASPAYLQHFGTPNHPSELASRRCIGWRRATKVAPYRWEFEEEGRAFSVAVTDTVTTTDMALMIKLACAGAGISFGMEDSFRPAIASGELVPVLQDFCPRFPGFFLYYPSRRNIAPKLKALVEYLRRSRQSGRLDEIMTDAGGQAGADLSQA; this is translated from the coding sequence ATGCAGTCAGACCTCAATGCACTTGCAGCTTTCGCTCTCGTTGCGGAGAAAAAGAGCTTTCGCGCCGCAGCCGACGCAATGGGCGTCACCCGCTCTGCCGTCAGCCAGACGATCCGCAGGCTTGAAGAAACGCTTGGCATCGCACTCGTCCATCGGACGACCCGCAGCGTGTCGTTGACGGAGGCAGGTGAACGGCTCTACGTCGACGCAGCGCCGGCGCTGCGGAATATGCGCGGAGCTATCGAGGCGGTCGTCAACTTTCGCGGCCGACCGCGAGGGCAACTGACGCTCGCGGTTTCGTCGATCGCAGAGAGTTTCCTGTCGGGGCCAATGCTCGCTGCGTTTCTGGAGGAAAATCCGGAGGTCACGCTGCACATCACCGTCACCGACGAGGAGTTGGACATCGTCGCGGAGGGCTACGATGCAGGGGTTCGACTCGGCGAAGTGATCGCCCAGGACATGATCGCCGTGCCGGTCTCGGGTGAGCAGCGCCAGTTGGCCGTAGCGTCGCCGGCTTATCTTCAACACTTCGGGACGCCAAACCATCCGAGCGAGCTTGCAAGCCGTCGCTGCATCGGCTGGCGTCGAGCCACAAAGGTCGCACCCTACCGGTGGGAGTTCGAAGAAGAGGGGCGGGCTTTCTCTGTGGCTGTGACGGATACGGTCACCACGACCGACATGGCGTTGATGATCAAGCTCGCCTGCGCAGGCGCCGGCATCAGCTTCGGCATGGAGGACAGTTTCCGGCCGGCAATTGCGAGCGGGGAACTGGTGCCCGTTCTTCAGGACTTCTGCCCGCGCTTCCCGGGCTTCTTTCTCTACTACCCCAGCCGCCGCAACATCGCGCCGAAACTCAAAGCGCTGGTGGAGTATTTGCGAAGATCGCGCCAGAGTGGAAGGTTGGATGAGATTATGACAGACGCCGGAGGACAGGCAGGCGCCGACCTTTCGCAAGCATAG
- a CDS encoding NrsF family protein, which yields MKTDELIKLIAEDTRRPANLSQALALAMIVGSLVAAAMFFLTLGLRPDFDQAIKTLRFPFKFVVTLSLFLSAALLIGRMVRPGQSLTAWRWLLLLGPVLLTSAVIIELAVVPAGLWTTRLIGQNALHCLMTIPALAFFPTVFLFLAMRHGAPDNPGLAGAIAALASAGIAATLYAFNCPDDSPLFMVTWYSIATLIVATAGYFAGRRFLSW from the coding sequence GTGAAGACGGACGAGTTAATCAAGCTGATCGCCGAGGATACGCGTCGGCCGGCCAACCTGTCTCAGGCGCTTGCGCTGGCGATGATCGTCGGTAGTTTGGTGGCAGCGGCTATGTTCTTTCTGACATTGGGATTACGCCCGGATTTCGATCAGGCTATCAAAACCCTGCGCTTCCCGTTCAAGTTCGTCGTAACGCTGTCGCTGTTTCTCTCTGCGGCATTGCTGATCGGGCGGATGGTCCGGCCGGGTCAAAGCCTGACTGCCTGGCGTTGGCTGCTTCTCCTCGGACCAGTCTTGTTGACAAGCGCTGTCATCATCGAACTGGCTGTTGTTCCCGCCGGTCTGTGGACCACGAGATTGATCGGCCAGAACGCGCTGCATTGTCTGATGACCATCCCGGCGCTCGCCTTCTTCCCGACCGTGTTTCTCTTTCTGGCCATGCGGCACGGCGCGCCAGACAACCCCGGTTTGGCTGGTGCTATCGCGGCGCTTGCCTCAGCCGGCATTGCCGCCACTCTTTACGCCTTCAATTGTCCCGACGACAGTCCGCTGTTCATGGTGACCTGGTACTCGATCGCAACGTTGATCGTGGCCACAGCAGGTTATTTTGCCGGCAGGCGCTTTCTAAGCTGGTAG
- a CDS encoding NrsF family protein, translating into MKTDDLIDLLVQDTPVRLNLDHILAHAAIAATLIAGISFFSVIGLRDDIATAIATGRFLFKFVITMSLAVTAGVVMRRIGKPGAPLKWAAIALVTPVLLVLGSAAFELIVMPPATWMPRMMGHNSGLCLTIIPFLSFGPLACFLYALRYAAPVRPALAGAVAGVASAAIAATFYAANCDDDSPLFVMFWYPIAISIVAATGALIGGKTLRW; encoded by the coding sequence ATGAAAACCGATGATCTGATCGATCTTCTCGTGCAGGATACGCCGGTCCGTCTTAATCTCGATCACATTCTTGCTCACGCCGCTATCGCCGCGACGTTGATCGCCGGCATTTCCTTCTTTTCCGTGATCGGCCTGCGTGACGATATCGCCACCGCGATCGCGACCGGGCGGTTCCTGTTCAAGTTCGTCATCACCATGTCTCTGGCGGTCACGGCTGGTGTGGTCATGCGTCGGATCGGCAAACCAGGGGCGCCATTGAAATGGGCAGCCATAGCTCTCGTTACGCCAGTTCTTCTGGTGCTTGGTTCGGCGGCGTTCGAACTGATCGTCATGCCGCCGGCGACATGGATGCCGCGGATGATGGGGCATAATTCGGGGTTATGTCTGACGATCATTCCGTTCCTGTCCTTCGGGCCGCTTGCCTGCTTCCTTTACGCGCTTCGTTATGCGGCGCCTGTCCGGCCGGCGCTTGCCGGTGCCGTTGCGGGCGTGGCGTCGGCAGCCATTGCCGCAACATTCTACGCAGCCAATTGTGATGACGACAGCCCGCTCTTTGTCATGTTCTGGTATCCGATTGCGATTTCGATCGTTGCCGCGACCGGCGCCTTGATTGGCGGCAAGACATTGCGGTGGTAA
- a CDS encoding sigma-70 family RNA polymerase sigma factor produces the protein MRHPAREIEWASWMRAAIAGDSNAYHNLLTALTPHVRVMARRRCEQFGAPTSEAEDVVQEVLLAIHLKRGTWDPSRPLGPWISAMVRNKLVDSLRRRGKQAMVPLEDVIATLETDERISVSDRIDIEHILAKLKDPQRTIVQSISIEGSSVRETADRLKMTEGAVRVSLHRALKTLASLYGERAI, from the coding sequence ATGAGACATCCGGCGCGCGAGATCGAATGGGCGTCGTGGATGCGCGCCGCAATAGCGGGCGATAGCAACGCCTATCACAACCTGCTGACAGCATTGACACCGCATGTGCGTGTCATGGCGCGCAGGCGCTGTGAACAGTTCGGAGCGCCGACAAGCGAGGCTGAAGACGTGGTGCAGGAAGTGTTGCTGGCAATCCATCTCAAACGCGGGACGTGGGATCCGTCCAGACCCCTCGGCCCGTGGATTTCGGCTATGGTTCGCAACAAGCTGGTTGATAGCCTTCGCCGCCGCGGCAAGCAGGCGATGGTTCCGCTGGAGGATGTGATCGCAACGCTCGAAACCGACGAGCGCATTTCCGTTTCCGACCGCATCGATATCGAGCATATCCTGGCGAAGCTGAAAGACCCCCAACGGACCATTGTCCAGTCGATCTCCATCGAAGGGTCGAGCGTTCGCGAGACCGCCGATCGTCTGAAGATGACGGAGGGCGCGGTTCGCGTTTCCCTTCACCGAGCCTTGAAGACGCTGGCGTCGTTGTACGGGGAGCGCGCGATATGA
- a CDS encoding TetR/AcrR family transcriptional regulator produces the protein MARPREFEEEAVLVLAVERFWQHGYETTSIRDLATAMGITTASIYNAFGDKRAVYRKALDFYVKRSFGDRVGRFETKPPREAIRAFFEEIIERSLSDTKRKGCMLVNSALEVAPHDSEFQRVVAEVLRQVEAFFRRCVERGQVDGTVNSRHKADDVARTLLSTLVGIRVLARTRPEGELLQGLIRPVFSLLEPDVREAAHVSA, from the coding sequence ATGGCAAGACCGAGAGAATTCGAAGAGGAAGCCGTTCTTGTGCTTGCCGTGGAGCGTTTCTGGCAGCATGGATACGAGACGACATCGATCCGGGATCTTGCCACCGCGATGGGAATAACCACCGCCAGCATTTACAATGCTTTCGGCGACAAGCGCGCTGTTTATCGCAAAGCCCTTGATTTTTACGTCAAGAGGAGTTTTGGCGACCGGGTGGGGCGCTTTGAAACCAAGCCTCCACGGGAGGCGATCAGGGCGTTTTTCGAGGAAATCATCGAGCGCTCGTTGAGCGACACGAAACGCAAGGGATGTATGTTGGTCAACTCCGCGCTGGAGGTGGCCCCGCATGATTCCGAATTTCAGCGGGTGGTCGCCGAGGTTCTGCGGCAGGTGGAGGCCTTTTTCCGACGGTGCGTCGAACGGGGCCAAGTCGATGGCACGGTCAATTCGCGTCACAAGGCGGATGATGTGGCTCGCACGCTTCTGAGCACCTTAGTGGGCATCAGGGTCCTGGCCAGAACGCGGCCGGAGGGGGAATTGCTCCAGGGACTGATCCGTCCGGTCTTTTCTCTTCTTGAACCCGACGTTCGCGAGGCAGCGCATGTCTCCGCCTGA
- a CDS encoding alpha/beta hydrolase produces MRLPHLVGLAIAAALNLTAVFPALADEVSFAAKDGVRIYADLRKPVGPARGTILLFHMAASNKGEYEPLAPLLNKAGFETLAVDLRSGSDLWGSVNETAANVRSGVTYADTLPDLEASLSFARARASAPIALWGSSYSSALVFVVAANHPEVKALLAFSPAEYIAGYSIQKAASRLEIPVYITSAPDADEIASAMALAKAVSNGRAQRYVPRHGVHGSSSLRRDTNPLGAEENWRRVLAFLDKAMPRS; encoded by the coding sequence ATGCGCTTGCCTCATCTTGTCGGTCTCGCTATCGCCGCAGCCCTGAACCTTACGGCAGTCTTTCCGGCGCTGGCTGACGAGGTGTCATTCGCGGCCAAGGACGGTGTGCGAATCTACGCCGATCTCCGCAAGCCGGTGGGGCCAGCCAGAGGCACAATCCTCCTGTTTCACATGGCCGCATCGAACAAAGGCGAATATGAACCGCTGGCACCGCTCCTTAACAAGGCGGGTTTCGAAACCCTTGCCGTCGATCTGCGTTCCGGCAGCGACCTCTGGGGCTCGGTGAACGAAACGGCTGCGAACGTCCGGTCAGGCGTTACCTACGCCGACACCCTACCTGATCTTGAGGCTTCCCTCAGTTTCGCCAGGGCTCGTGCCAGCGCTCCCATTGCCTTATGGGGATCGAGCTATTCTTCTGCGCTGGTGTTTGTCGTTGCGGCAAACCATCCGGAGGTAAAGGCTCTCCTGGCCTTTTCGCCGGCCGAGTACATTGCCGGCTATTCGATCCAGAAAGCGGCATCCCGACTGGAGATACCTGTCTATATAACCTCCGCGCCGGACGCCGACGAAATCGCCAGCGCGATGGCCTTGGCGAAAGCTGTGTCGAACGGTCGGGCGCAACGATATGTGCCCCGGCACGGGGTCCACGGCTCCTCCAGCCTTCGACGTGACACGAACCCGTTGGGCGCCGAGGAAAACTGGAGGCGTGTGCTGGCCTTTCTGGATAAGGCCATGCCGCGTTCCTGA
- a CDS encoding CopD family protein, with translation MYLYVKAVHVFAVVLLIGGILLLAMTLRNTHPRIDERSRRFVEGVLRWDTIVTTPALAVVWLAGFTMAFGAGWDTSIWLLLKTIPAVFLTGLHTVEADMLRRALRGGVELPALVRHAPAATLIAVAAIAWLAVGKPF, from the coding sequence ATGTATCTTTATGTGAAGGCTGTGCATGTCTTTGCTGTCGTTCTTCTGATCGGCGGTATTTTGCTGCTCGCCATGACGTTGAGGAACACGCATCCCCGGATCGATGAACGCTCCCGCCGGTTCGTCGAAGGCGTCCTGCGGTGGGATACTATCGTGACGACGCCGGCCTTGGCGGTCGTCTGGCTGGCTGGCTTCACCATGGCTTTCGGAGCTGGGTGGGACACCTCGATCTGGCTGCTGCTGAAGACGATACCCGCGGTCTTCCTGACCGGGCTGCACACTGTCGAGGCAGACATGCTTCGCCGCGCGTTACGCGGCGGAGTGGAGTTGCCGGCCTTGGTTCGGCACGCACCGGCCGCCACGCTCATCGCAGTCGCTGCGATTGCGTGGCTGGCCGTCGGTAAGCCTTTTTAA
- the yghU gene encoding glutathione-dependent disulfide-bond oxidoreductase encodes MTDSPVYVPSKVWAWTKPSGGAFANINWPIAGPTHDKALPVGRHPLQLYSLGTPNGVKVTIMLEELLALGHAGAEYDAWLIRIGDGDQFGSGFVDVNPNSKIPALLDRSGSTPIRVFESGSILTYLAEKFGAFLPDEQPARAECLSWLFWQMGSAPYLGGGFGHFYAYAPTKIEYAIDRFAMEVKRELDVLDRRLAESEYIAGREYTIADMAIWPWYGGLAKGWQYDAAEFLQVQDYKNVQRWADQIHMRPTVKRGRMVNRISGDPAEQLHERHDASDFETKTQDKVAPPA; translated from the coding sequence ATGACAGATTCTCCCGTTTACGTTCCCTCCAAAGTCTGGGCCTGGACCAAGCCGAGTGGTGGAGCGTTCGCGAATATCAACTGGCCGATCGCCGGGCCGACCCATGACAAGGCGCTGCCCGTCGGCCGCCATCCCCTTCAGCTCTATTCGCTGGGCACGCCGAATGGTGTGAAAGTCACCATCATGCTCGAGGAATTGCTGGCGCTTGGCCATGCCGGGGCAGAATATGATGCGTGGCTGATCAGGATCGGGGATGGCGATCAGTTCGGAAGCGGTTTCGTGGACGTGAATCCCAACTCGAAGATCCCGGCCCTGCTGGACCGTAGCGGCAGCACTCCGATCCGCGTCTTCGAATCCGGGTCGATCCTGACCTATCTTGCCGAGAAGTTTGGCGCCTTCCTCCCTGACGAACAGCCGGCGCGTGCGGAATGCCTCTCCTGGCTGTTCTGGCAGATGGGCAGTGCCCCTTATCTCGGCGGCGGCTTCGGTCATTTTTATGCCTATGCGCCGACGAAGATCGAGTATGCGATCGACCGCTTCGCCATGGAGGTGAAGCGCGAACTGGACGTGCTCGACCGCCGTCTGGCCGAGAGCGAATATATCGCCGGCCGTGAATACACCATCGCCGACATGGCCATCTGGCCCTGGTACGGCGGTCTCGCGAAAGGCTGGCAATACGACGCCGCCGAATTCCTTCAGGTTCAGGACTACAAGAACGTCCAGCGCTGGGCGGATCAGATCCATATGCGCCCAACTGTCAAGCGCGGCCGCATGGTCAACCGCATATCAGGCGATCCGGCAGAGCAGTTGCATGAGCGCCACGATGCCAGCGACTTCGAGACGAAGACGCAGGACAAGGTCGCGCCTCCGGCATGA
- a CDS encoding glutathione S-transferase family protein, whose product MINFYYHPTPNPAKVALFLEEAGLAYETFPIDTSKGEQHLPAFRAVNPNGKVPAIVDTEGAGGNAVRVFDSTAILLYLAEKTGRFLGPAEARPELLSWLLFLASGLGPFSGQAVHFQFAAPDGLDYAVNRYRREAERHYQVLNDHLAGRHFILGEQYTIADMSAWGWLDRASRVLKGSGDPLSAYPHLKRLFETVDARPAVARARDVGKEHPFKRITDEETKKALFPSNYPSAH is encoded by the coding sequence ATGATCAACTTCTATTATCATCCGACCCCGAACCCGGCAAAGGTTGCTCTTTTTCTCGAAGAGGCGGGCCTCGCCTATGAGACGTTCCCCATCGACACCAGCAAGGGTGAGCAGCATCTGCCCGCATTCCGGGCCGTCAATCCGAACGGCAAGGTTCCAGCGATCGTCGACACCGAAGGGGCGGGCGGCAACGCGGTGCGTGTTTTCGATTCGACCGCAATCCTGCTTTATCTTGCCGAGAAGACGGGACGCTTCCTTGGTCCGGCGGAGGCGCGCCCGGAGCTTTTGTCATGGCTTCTCTTTCTTGCGTCCGGTTTGGGGCCGTTCTCTGGGCAGGCCGTGCATTTTCAGTTCGCAGCGCCAGACGGCCTCGATTATGCCGTCAATCGCTATCGGCGGGAGGCGGAACGCCACTACCAGGTCCTCAACGATCATCTGGCCGGACGTCATTTCATCCTCGGTGAACAGTATACGATCGCCGACATGTCGGCATGGGGATGGCTTGATCGTGCATCGCGCGTTCTGAAAGGTTCGGGCGATCCTTTGTCGGCCTATCCTCATCTGAAACGACTGTTCGAGACCGTGGATGCACGGCCGGCGGTTGCTCGCGCTCGCGATGTCGGAAAGGAACATCCGTTCAAACGGATCACAGACGAAGAGACGAAAAAGGCGCTCTTTCCGTCCAATTATCCTTCAGCCCATTGA
- a CDS encoding DoxX family protein produces MISTTTQQPSIKARLQPIATRVEMAQSLIRAIAQPTFVQAVMRVALAVPFWKSGVLKWDGFLQLNDTAIILFTDEFRLHLPGGPYPYPAPETMAFLSGVAEITFPILLVLGLGTRFAATGLLFMTLIVELTVPDGWPIHITWAAMALSLMAWGPGKLSIDHLLRRLYPA; encoded by the coding sequence ATGATATCGACCACCACCCAGCAGCCTTCCATCAAGGCCAGGCTGCAGCCGATCGCGACACGTGTGGAGATGGCACAGAGCCTTATTCGCGCCATCGCCCAGCCGACATTCGTCCAGGCCGTCATGCGCGTCGCGCTGGCCGTGCCCTTCTGGAAGTCCGGGGTGCTGAAATGGGATGGCTTCCTGCAGCTGAATGACACAGCCATCATCCTCTTCACCGACGAATTCAGGCTGCATCTTCCGGGCGGCCCCTATCCTTATCCGGCGCCGGAAACGATGGCGTTTCTATCAGGCGTCGCCGAGATAACGTTCCCGATCCTGCTGGTCCTCGGCCTTGGCACCCGCTTTGCCGCCACCGGCCTGCTGTTCATGACGCTGATCGTCGAATTGACCGTGCCCGATGGATGGCCGATACACATCACCTGGGCTGCGATGGCCCTGTCGTTGATGGCATGGGGGCCGGGCAAACTGTCCATCGACCATCTCCTGAGGCGGCTTTATCCAGCATGA
- a CDS encoding HvfC/BufC N-terminal domain-containing protein, which yields MPQLDFIGGPARPLAYSAEFSSALIDPDARTPEGVVGPKGKGAVKRYNIYRNNVTVSLIDALIGIYPAVQRLTGADFFRAMARFHLRATPPTSPLLFEYGRDFPDFIAQYEYAQSVPWLADVARIERAWLDAYHAADVEPLAADALSCVPPERLGELVFIAHPATRIIRSAYPALTIFAANRSDGPAGPIETAEAEDALITRPAMDVVVRHLPLGGGEFLLSLISGEPLGIAAARAVDASSSFDIGASVAGMIEAGAFSAITLGDA from the coding sequence ATGCCGCAGCTTGATTTTATTGGCGGACCCGCGCGGCCCCTTGCCTATAGCGCTGAATTTTCATCGGCCCTGATCGACCCCGATGCCAGAACGCCTGAGGGCGTCGTAGGACCGAAGGGCAAGGGCGCGGTCAAGCGCTACAATATTTACCGCAACAACGTCACCGTCAGCCTGATTGACGCGCTTATCGGGATTTACCCCGCCGTCCAGCGTCTCACCGGAGCTGACTTCTTTCGCGCCATGGCCCGCTTTCACCTTCGCGCCACGCCGCCGACATCGCCATTGCTCTTCGAATATGGCCGCGACTTTCCTGATTTCATCGCGCAATATGAATATGCCCAATCGGTGCCCTGGCTTGCCGATGTCGCAAGGATCGAGCGCGCATGGCTGGATGCCTACCATGCTGCGGATGTCGAGCCGCTTGCAGCCGATGCGCTTTCCTGTGTGCCGCCGGAGCGGCTCGGTGAGCTTGTGTTCATCGCCCATCCGGCGACGCGGATCATTCGCTCGGCCTATCCGGCACTGACGATCTTTGCCGCCAACCGCAGCGACGGTCCCGCCGGGCCGATCGAGACCGCCGAGGCGGAGGATGCGCTGATCACCCGGCCCGCGATGGACGTTGTCGTGCGCCACCTTCCGCTTGGTGGCGGAGAATTTCTTTTATCCTTGATTTCGGGCGAGCCCTTGGGCATCGCCGCAGCCAGGGCTGTTGACGCTTCTTCGTCCTTTGACATCGGCGCCAGCGTCGCGGGCATGATCGAAGCCGGCGCGTTTTCTGCCATCACTCTTGGAGACGCATGA
- a CDS encoding MNIO family bufferin maturase, translating to MTKDMMPTTAVAAQTLRFPIHPIAGLAGTSFKHGHLPAIAADGPQRGFFEVHAENYMGAGGPPHRILEQIRRDNPVSLHGVCMSIGSPQPLDKVHLQRFRALVERYEPALVSEHLAWSTHQTTFFNDLLSLPYTGDSLTRVCDHIDEVQATIGRPILLENPSTYVTFSQSMMSETDFIRSIAKRTGCGLLLDVNNVFVSATNHGFSALDYLADFPLAAVGEIHLAGHAEQSDDEGDLLLIDSHDGPVADAVWKLYEIVIARCGPIPTLVEWDSKTPDWPILRAEAIAAQAILDHYATIIGRNQSHAAA from the coding sequence ATGACCAAAGATATGATGCCAACAACAGCGGTTGCGGCACAAACTCTCCGCTTTCCGATCCATCCGATTGCGGGGCTGGCAGGAACAAGCTTCAAGCATGGACATCTGCCGGCAATCGCCGCCGACGGGCCGCAACGCGGCTTCTTCGAAGTGCATGCCGAAAACTACATGGGTGCCGGTGGACCGCCACACCGGATTCTGGAGCAGATCCGCCGCGACAACCCCGTGTCGCTGCATGGCGTTTGCATGTCGATCGGCAGCCCTCAGCCTCTCGACAAGGTGCATCTGCAACGTTTTCGCGCGCTTGTGGAGCGCTATGAACCGGCCTTGGTTTCCGAGCATCTCGCCTGGTCGACGCATCAGACGACGTTCTTCAATGACTTGCTGTCACTTCCCTACACGGGGGATAGCCTGACGCGCGTCTGCGACCACATCGATGAAGTTCAGGCGACCATCGGTCGCCCGATCCTTCTTGAAAATCCGTCAACCTATGTGACATTCAGCCAGTCGATGATGAGCGAGACCGACTTTATCCGGTCGATTGCCAAGCGTACCGGTTGTGGCCTTCTGCTCGATGTCAACAATGTCTTCGTCTCCGCGACCAATCACGGCTTTTCGGCGCTGGATTATCTGGCCGACTTTCCGCTTGCCGCTGTCGGAGAAATCCACCTGGCCGGCCATGCCGAACAATCCGACGACGAGGGCGACCTGCTCCTGATCGACAGCCATGATGGGCCGGTGGCTGACGCGGTCTGGAAACTCTATGAGATTGTGATTGCCCGTTGCGGCCCCATACCGACGCTTGTCGAATGGGACAGCAAGACACCGGACTGGCCGATATTAAGGGCGGAAGCCATCGCAGCGCAGGCCATTCTCGACCACTACGCCACGATCATCGGACGGAATCAAAGCCATGCCGCAGCTTGA
- a CDS encoding BufA1 family periplasmic bufferin-type metallophore: MSVKTAINSVVLAGAITTALASMVSAGPLTKAEAKAAVAAHKEKCFGIALKGQNDCAAGAGTSCQGTSTVDFQGNAWKFVQGGTCTSIVLPNGHHGSLKAI, encoded by the coding sequence ATGTCTGTGAAAACTGCAATCAATTCGGTGGTGCTCGCGGGCGCTATAACCACCGCTCTCGCTTCGATGGTCAGCGCTGGACCGCTCACGAAGGCCGAAGCCAAAGCGGCTGTTGCCGCGCATAAGGAAAAGTGCTTCGGCATTGCCCTCAAAGGGCAGAATGATTGTGCCGCCGGTGCCGGTACTTCCTGCCAGGGCACTTCGACCGTCGACTTTCAGGGCAACGCGTGGAAGTTCGTCCAAGGCGGCACTTGCACCTCGATTGTTCTGCCGAACGGCCATCATGGCTCTCTGAAGGCCATTTAA